DNA from Gouania willdenowi chromosome 15, fGouWil2.1, whole genome shotgun sequence:
GAGTCTCCTCTAAAGTGCAAATTCTCTCTCCTTTAGAAAGAAGGATGTTTTTAAGGAGCCCTATTTTTTTCTGACTGCAGAGCAGTCGATCTCTAAGCTCGTTCACCCGACACTGCACCTTCTGTTCAAGGTCATTGGATCCACTCTCCATTTTAGACTGAATCTCTGTACAGCACAGCGCTAATTGATTGCTGATCGTGATTAATTGCTGCTTTAAGTCAGCTTCCTTGGCTTTTAACTGCACAGAGGTTTCATCAATCATACACTTCATGTCCTCACTTTCCTGACATCTGGACTGCTGCAATGTCTTTAACAGTCTTTCCGTTTCTTCTAGTTTATTAGACAAAGATGAGAGCTTCTCTTTGCTTTTCTCCTTGGTTGTGTTCAGCTTGTCCTGCAGGGAGTTTCTCTCATTCAGAGCCTGGTTAAGGTTCCTCTCTGCTGACTCAATTTGCTCTTTCAGCAGCGCTTCGCCTTGAGACAAGTTCTCCAGCTTAAGCGCTGCTTCATTCAGCTCTTCTTGAAGCTTCTGGACGGTGGTCTCTCTGATTGCCAGGCCCTCCTTCAAATCATTTATTTCAGACAACACTTGTTCATTCTCCATTCTGCTTCTGCTGAGCTGCTGAGACATTTCCTCCAGTTCCTGACATTTCTCCTGCAGTGAAAGTGAATGTTTCTCCATTAGTTCTTCCTCCTGGTGTCCAAGCTTCTCATGCCAACGGGACTCCAACTCCTCCATCACATGCTTATGGGCAGCATATAGTTTCTCCAGCTCTTCCATATGGTTAGACTGCAGCTCTGACACAGCATTGCTGAGGCCTTGGGAACTATTCTGGGCCATCTCAACTATTTTTTCTTGCACTTGTTGCTCCTTCTCTTGAAGCTCTTTGTCCTTCTTTGCGAGTTCTTTCTTCATGTTCTCTTCACTCTGCTGAAGCTTTGACTTAAATTTCTCTTGCATTTCTTTGGCTTTCTGTTTCCACTTTTCCATTTTAGATTCCTGTGATTTAAGCTTAGCTTCAATCTCAGCTTTAGCGTTTTTCAACTCTGCCTCAAAAGCAGTCTTATTCTTCAGCTCTTTCTGGAGAAGAGTTTGCTCTTCAACCTTAATGTTAAGTTCTTCATTTAGAGATTTCTCCCTCTCCAACAGCTCCCGTTTAGTTTCTTGTACTTGGTGCTCTAGTTCTTGAAGGGACTTCTCTTTTTGTTGACAGTCAGTCTTTACGACTTCGAGCTGCTGCTCCAAAGCAGCCATGTCTTTCTTATAATGATCAATCTCCTGTGCAATCTTGTTTAAATGTTCATTAGACTCCTTTAGGCTACTTGCTTCTTGCTGGGACAGTAAAAAACTTTCTTGCAAAGCCTCATATTCCTTAGTCTTCATTTCTAAATTTTGCTCCATACAATGCAGTGCTTTTTCTTTGAAGGCAAGTTGTGTAATCTCTTTTTCCTTTTCCCTTAGAACAATATTCAATGCATTTAGTTCTTCTTTGAGGGTTTTTTCAACACCCCCAACTGACTGCTCATTCTGCTCTTTGATATTTGCAAGTTCTACACCATGTTGTAACTCCAAATCATGAAGCTTTTTCTCATTCTCCCGTTGGGCTATGCCATGAGCTTTTTCTGCACTCAGCAGCGTCTCTTCCAGCTGCTGTTTGCACTTCAACGCATCTGAAAGCTCAGCTGAAAGTGCCTCAAGCTCTGCCTGCTTTGCATCCAATTTTTCCATAGTTTTCTGACTCATGTCAATGACATGTGCCTGAAACTCCAGCTCCTTCTCTTTCAAGAGAGCCTCCATTTCAGCTCTGTGTTTTACCTCAAGCTCCTGTAGAACAGCATCTTGCTGCTGGGTCAGGGTGACCTTGTGCTTTTCCAGCTGCTCCTGATGCTTTTCTTCCAACTCTGAAATCTGCTGTCGGTGTTTTTTCTTCAGCTCCTCCAGCTGGCTGGAAAGTTCTTTGGACGGGCTCGATTCATCTTGTGAGACCTTGTCCACAGAGCTCTCAAGCTCTAGTATCCTCTGCAACCACATGCATGTACATAGTTAGATTATTCCTTTGTGTTGACATGAATAATGGTTTCACTGTCCTTGAAAACAGCTACAGTAACATACTGATAATATCCTAAGATTCTTCAAACAGAATGTAATTAGGTTACATAGTGGTTACCCAATATCACTGATAAGAACCAGTCTTTGGTTCTTGACAATTCCaatgataaaatatttctttgCTCCAAATATTCTACTCTTAGAGTAAATTACAGCTCCAACACATCACAATCAGTGCCATGATAAAGATTTAAAATACTATACTCACTGTTCTTGTCAATTCGAGCTCCAGCTGTATCTCTTTTAACTTATTGTCAGCTTCGGTCTTTATTGCCGTTTTCTGTAACTCTGCATCCTCCAGTGCTAAAGATACCTGCTGCTCCCGTTCCTTGGCTAATAGCGCCAACTCTTCTTTGCACTGCTCCTAAAGacataacatttagatatgaccataaaatacaattttaaactactttattttaaatatcaatgaTTCAGGCTATGTTAAAAAGTCAAATTTACAATATAATGCGTCACCCACCACAGCTTTGTTGATGCTGGCTGTCATTTCTTCATCTTTAGCGAGCATAGCTTCACTGTGTAGCATCTCCAAATGAGCTACTTTTTCCTCTGATGATTTCTAGTGCAATCAAACATATCATCCCTTTTATAGCTTTTTATTGCCATGGTATGTTACATTATTGTTTAAAAGCCCAAAAGGCTTTGCGTTTTTCCTTGAAAATGATTTCTGCTGACAAAAATCAATATTACAGTTTAACTTTAAATAACTGACCCCTCcccatgtgacaaattaattaacttagctgctgtttttttctttttcactattatcatcattattattaattgtaatatacataaatattaaatcattaGGGCATTTTCTGACCTTCATGATGGCAACGACCTCCTGTTTGACATTTGTGAGTTCCTGCTGCAGAGTCTTCCTCTCTTCATCACTGGCCTTTTCCACCTGTCTTACTTGCTCTTCCAGCTGACCCTGCAGCTGTTTTCGGGCCTCCTCCGCCCTCTGAGCGACACCCAGAGCTCTTTCAAGCTCTTCAAAGGCTGGTATACAGAAATGGTAACACTTAAAACTTTTAAGGAAACTTACCAGTTCCGTAGTAAGTGATTTTGACTCACCtgacttttcacttttttctttctgttcctGTAAATCCTCTATCTGTGTGGTAACTTGTTGGAGGCGGGAACGAAGTTGTGCAATTTCTTCCTCTTTCATTTCGAGCGTCTCATGCATTTGCCGCTTGGTTTCAGCGATGACCATTCCCTATCAAACagtgttatatatatatcatcaaaaacaagcacagaaaagtttaaaaaacatcatttcaAATCCCTACTTCAGTCTTATTCATTTGAATATTTTCAACATAACAATTGTTTCCAAATTTCACAAAGACATCTCAAGAACTGTAGTCACATCAAAAAGAGCTAAGATTAAAGTTTAAGATGAATAATATTATGGAACTTCAAGGTGTCTGGCCTCTTGCCTTAAAAGCTTAGTAAATAAGGACTAGCAAAACCTTCAACAAAGATTTCTAGGCAGCTTATTACCCACCTTGTCCTGCTCCAGCTGCTCAATGTGGTTTTTGGCATCACGAAGCTGATTAATAAGCTTGGTCTTTTCATTAGTGTGGAGCTCCTTTAAGCAAAAATAAGACAGTTATACAAATTGAAAAATTCCTTGTTGATAATAATCAAACATTTTTGTATGGCTTTGTACAGTGTATCATGGTCAGATTACACAAAGACAAGATCATTTATTCACCAATCAGTCAGTGATATAAAGAGAACAATCATGCAGCAAAACAAACATCGCTTTGTCTAAATTTTGGCACgtttgactaaaactatattCTCTGTAACACAAGATCAGCAAACAAATGAAAGGAATTTAGCTCAGTTAGTTAATAAAGACGAGTGAATCTACACTGTCACCACATTCTGTCCAATACCAACTGGTAAATGTAAAGAACCCACTTTGTTGTTGCATactattaaaaataatgaacaaacattccacaggaaaagtaaaatgtttaaaagtcaGATAACCAAAATGTTAAACAGTGTCAAGCTGACATGTCACGAAGCCCCCTTTCTGGCAATCAGCCAGAGAATTTGGATATTTGATGTCTCAGTTCAATCTAccacacagaaaaaaactccCATTATCAAGGGAGCATAAACAGTCCAGTTtagattatgaaaaaaaattataattacaaaaaacaaagcacTTAATTCAGCGGAgctaaaataatgatttttataATTACAATCCCAAACCGGAAAATTGCTCTGGGTGCATATTGTTTATATGACGCataaaaagttacaaaacaaaattgtgtaacttgaaaaaaaacaaaacaaaacaaaaaaaaagcatttataaTACATTTGAAGTCCTGCCTCACTTCAGTAACTTAGATGTGAAATACAGCATAGGCACCTTTATCTTCTCTAGCTCCTGTAGTCGCTCCTGCAGTTGCTCATGCAAAGTTTCATTTTCACTGCTCAGCAGAGCAGAACGTTCCTTGTGCGTTCGTATCACTTCTTTGCACTTCTGCAGAAGGTTTTCCTGTCTTGTCACTCTCTTTTGCAGAGCCTCCATGAGCTTGGCTGGATCACCATTGCCCTCTCCTGACCAGAGAATAAAGTTCTGGTTAAAGATGCGACTAcaagttttgtgttttaaaaatttCATAATGAAAGAAAATTATCATCATTTCAATTTAAAACCCAATACCTTCAAATGTTTGCATTTTTGAAGGACTCTGTGGGACAGAAGCAGCGTCCTCGGAGATCTTTTCTTGAGGGACGTCACCTTCAGGTTGAAGCACATCGTCTCCCTTCGCTCGTTTCTTCAGCAGAGAAaccttcaaagaaaaaaaaaatgtttcttagaCTATTTAAtatatcaaatatttattttgtttgttcaataatttatttgcatcAGTTTTACATTAACATGAAATAATGCTTTTTCTAAACAAATCCCAGCAACATGCAGGGAATAAGTTTATTCTTTTTCAGTGGATTGtcctaaaacaaaataattattcagcaatttttaaaaaaaaaacagtcagatCTGTCACTGACAGGAaacttatttctttttttccccacttcaTTAAAATCTTATGgattaacaaaattacaaaaagccACAATCAAGTGAAAGTCTGCATAGTTTAAAAACATGCCCTTGCTGCTAGCACCCTCACCTGTGTTTGTAGAACAGAGATCATCTGGTCTTTCTCCTCCAATGCTGCATCAAACTCCTCCTGAAGATGTTTCTTGGCCTGTTGGTCCATTTGAAGCTCCTACAAAAGATGTCgtataaatcaatcaatctctGAAAATTCATTACAACTAAGATGTTATCAAGTTACAACCCAAACATCACGCAAAACCTTGTGTCTCACCTCTCGAAGCTCCCCTATCCTTCGAAGAGATTTGTCTTGACTTTGACTTAAAATTGccttaggggaaaaaaaaataataccagttagttttaatgtttttgctcCAATGAAtcaattgatgaaaaaaaaaaaaaaaaaacacacatcagctgAGTAATCACCTGtgtcttttctttctctctctgtacaGTACGGTACGCAGTGACCAGCTGTAGATAAACACAAATGTGCAACAATAAATTATGTCCATAAATCACAGATgatgaccaaataaaccctatATGATGTAACCAGTGGTTCATACTGAGTCTCTCACCTCTGAGTACTTCCCTCTGTACTTTCCCAAGCTCCTCTCCACTCTGAGGAGTCGGTGCAACAGTTGTTCTTTTGACATGGACTCTGCTTTTCCTGGAGGCTCCTCTGCCTCACTCTCAATATCAGAGGGTGGATCATAGGTGGAGACACCAGGGGACTCGTTTTCTCCAAGAGGTGTAAGGGATTCTCGTGATGAGGTCCGTACCAAGCTTTCTTTAGATGGAGAACGAAACAAATGTTCTGCTCGACTGGCACCACCACGAATCAATGACTCCATTGAAGGAACTTTGAGCTGCAGTTTTTGAGCAAATGACTGGGGCTCCTCTctctgctgcacacacacaacaaacaaaaagaaagcagCACCAATCAGATCATTTAGaacaggagtgtcaaactcattttagttcagggaccaaacaaaacaaagttttgCCTCAATTGGGCCGAACCAGAAAATACTGCATTAAAATTATGGCTTATTTTAACACTTCCACATGTAGATAATAGCTGTACTGGAATAAACATTTCTTAGGATGTAAAGCATGGACTGATATATAGTGTTAATTTATCAAATAACTAATGCACATGTGTTAAAATTAAGGCCTGTGATCCATTTTTCATGAATCATAACATCCATGTTTGCTCATTTCAAAGagaaaatgactgagaaaacatacatttaaaccCTATATACAGTAATGTTTCAGATGATTGTGCATCACTGTTTTGCATTTAAGtagatcattttttattgtgtaagtAGTCATTTACATCGATTAATCAGTAATGTCAATAGGCACAAGTTtggtcaaatgtttttaaggtaATTTTCACTTTGAGCAAAATCCTAAATTTTAGaaacatttagaaaataaaatagccAAACGTACCTGAGGAGAGGCCCGTCCATCTCCGTTGATGCTACCTCTTGGAGACGTCTCCGGGCCTTTAGTGGCGCTCTATTGGAAGATAAAccataatgagaaaaaaaaaaaaggaagacggAGCCACGAGTTTCTCCTGAGCCAGTTAGTTATCAACACCCAGCATGGCTCTCTCTGATTACTCTGGAGGGAGCAATATTAGTATTGCTGGGAGCAATGCAGGGGCAGTGGGTACCCTCATGCAACTTGGAATAAAACAGATGggttaaatacacaaaagaaggCATCTCTACAGCACAATGAACAAAAAGGGGTTAGGACGATACACAACAGAGCAGCCGTGAGATCAGAACAAACAGGAGGAGCGTTGATATTTTAATAAAAGACGTCCAGTCGTTCTTAGTGCAGCTGTACagtaaaaagcacatttagctGCTTAGTTGGTTTAGCTGAATTGTTAGAAGCAGTCAGTACATCTTCTCATCCTTCATCTGAGTAACTCTTGTATGCTACACactgaaaaatcaaaaaatatctTTCCTTGTATCCTGTTCATTTCCGAGAACCAGCAAGGAGGACAATGCTTTTGTTTGTATGAATAATGATTCTAATAAAAAACACCAGATCAAACTTGATAAATCCCTGTAAATGTGTCTTAACAGTCACTTTTTAAAAGTTCACTGCCCTGCAAGGCATAATTTCGCCACGACTGGACTGCATGTGTCAGGCCAAGCATAAAACTGGACAATAACTCATAAATAAACAGTGCGTAGCATCtgtttataaaaaagtttaaatgctGCCCATCAAACCTCTCgcaggggaaaaataaatatgaaggcCTCCAACTTACAAAGTTAACAAGCTGAAAAAGTAGCAGCAGGCACAATATTTATAGGCACATTAAGATTAGGGGTGTGTactgcctggcatctggcgatacaattCATATCCCAATGCATaagtcacgatacgatatatcccaatattaaagtacaaggcgattatgcattttatttatatatggcttaagaaacaactaatctataAATGTGTCCACCTTCATGAGAtaattttgtataaaatatattttattggcatattttacactcaaaacattgactttaacatgccatgtgccaacaacttaaaataacatgaaatttgcctgtggcttttaaaccaccTTTGACTTTattgcaacatgactttagtgcaacttaactgaggtatatgcctagaacaagaaataaatgcagaaagttagcactttatttttagattttacagAAGCTGGTAAACATGTccaggtttcagcgcacttctttgtgcagttacgaTGTCTCCTGCAGTAGAAAACACtttcctaaaaaataaataaatatggatgcatttgagaatcgatccgagaatcgcacaacgtaatatcgcgatatatggccaaaaatatttttctcaacACCCCTAATTAAGATTCACGATTGGGCTCAACAGGTGACTATAACCAACTCTTATAGTAAATCTCCTGCAGGCAGCAAACAATACCACATCCAAAGTATTAACAGTAAGCACACAAGTAATGTGGTGCCCTTTAAATCTTATTAAGGTCTGCAGTGAAAAATGTGAGCCAAGAAATGTTCTAAAATAATTTGCCACACAACCAACTATCGTCTTTGCGA
Protein-coding regions in this window:
- the golga4 gene encoding golgin subfamily A member 4 isoform X1, whose translation is MFKKLKQRIHEEQPVQRNAQSPQQAQVGSGGRRGSLTPPFPYDGSPSASDREMLAGMIAEPAFLSEYTIFALDHSKRPKSAQVAGVSATKGPETSPRGSINGDGRASPQQREEPQSFAQKLQLKVPSMESLIRGGASRAEHLFRSPSKESLVRTSSRESLTPLGENESPGVSTYDPPSDIESEAEEPPGKAESMSKEQLLHRLLRVERSLGKYRGKYSELVTAYRTVQREKEKTQAILSQSQDKSLRRIGELREELQMDQQAKKHLQEEFDAALEEKDQMISVLQTQVSLLKKRAKGDDVLQPEGDVPQEKISEDAASVPQSPSKMQTFEGEGNGDPAKLMEALQKRVTRQENLLQKCKEVIRTHKERSALLSSENETLHEQLQERLQELEKIKELHTNEKTKLINQLRDAKNHIEQLEQDKGMVIAETKRQMHETLEMKEEEIAQLRSRLQQVTTQIEDLQEQKEKSEKSAFEELERALGVAQRAEEARKQLQGQLEEQVRQVEKASDEERKTLQQELTNVKQEVVAIMKKSSEEKVAHLEMLHSEAMLAKDEEMTASINKAVEQCKEELALLAKEREQQVSLALEDAELQKTAIKTEADNKLKEIQLELELTRTRILELESSVDKVSQDESSPSKELSSQLEELKKKHRQQISELEEKHQEQLEKHKVTLTQQQDAVLQELEVKHRAEMEALLKEKELEFQAHVIDMSQKTMEKLDAKQAELEALSAELSDALKCKQQLEETLLSAEKAHGIAQRENEKKLHDLELQHGVELANIKEQNEQSVGGVEKTLKEELNALNIVLREKEKEITQLAFKEKALHCMEQNLEMKTKEYEALQESFLLSQQEASSLKESNEHLNKIAQEIDHYKKDMAALEQQLEVVKTDCQQKEKSLQELEHQVQETKRELLEREKSLNEELNIKVEEQTLLQKELKNKTAFEAELKNAKAEIEAKLKSQESKMEKWKQKAKEMQEKFKSKLQQSEENMKKELAKKDKELQEKEQQVQEKIVEMAQNSSQGLSNAVSELQSNHMEELEKLYAAHKHVMEELESRWHEKLGHQEEELMEKHSLSLQEKCQELEEMSQQLSRSRMENEQVLSEINDLKEGLAIRETTVQKLQEELNEAALKLENLSQGEALLKEQIESAERNLNQALNERNSLQDKLNTTKEKSKEKLSSLSNKLEETERLLKTLQQSRCQESEDMKCMIDETSVQLKAKEADLKQQLITISNQLALCCTEIQSKMESGSNDLEQKVQCRVNELRDRLLCSQKKIGLLKNILLSKGERICTLEETLQQQTEEKTRLCISLEEVTAQVNVHLEHIKALTQEKENHCQSFSEQHQKIEELIEMNRIASESVKSNEVHIANLENIISDLKNQLSGSITEKEEAINILNQQYVEERQRAAAETKEAVKRLEQERELALEQAEVLRNSLSEKELKSTKIISSLQAQLVELERDLYEKNEALQRLTTCVDNQSISKSEMDQVLSEKEQKVSGLTSELETCLSRISDLHEQLALKTKECEQLTSDLKQQHSIRESEKSALEQLQMQSAQNGNLEQEMAEKLHLLEEDNQKYKHTLESQREEFERMRDEIKSKEENLKETEERINAESARKVSELKKKAEQKISQIRKQLASQLEEKEHAIQTLQTSLEDIKSNETSGNHHIETLEEKNKSLEGALVKLQDEQKIQLEQMVNNERLEREKALDDLKAMYENQLISCQRNAEQQRELKESESAIEYEAKLKALEQQNENLLREINHLKEEISEKNIQLVRHQTTMNQAQGPSEAVVENVVSCNNMQQTKTELENDTENHSTRQEQEDADTLKSLKRELVQMKNDKEKIHKDFTRLQKDMRVLRKEHQQELEYMKKELLEDNEKKLKLELEDLQIRHNSAMKQIMREVNTQVALKENELDATVKETIVKAQAVEEELINSHHEEVNELKKVISQKEEELHRTVQKYEEVLQSREEEMGDRVWQVQKQLEELQSKSQSSSETPITKEDLQAQLAEKTTLLSEARLKEQGFVERIHSLEDKIKFLHRGTVVTHLGSTYKDPVFKGSDALSEATEMEYLRKVLFEYMMGRETKTMAKVITSMLKFPPDQAQIVLDKEETKTIHWLR